The Candidatus Methylomirabilota bacterium genome contains a region encoding:
- a CDS encoding response regulator yields the protein MNILIVDDEPQVAEVLARSLAREGHKASVAHSGEEALRRLGMEEPDALFLDVSMPGMNGLDVLAEVKRRRPGLPVVVITGHATPDEVDAVKRLGAIDVIEKPAPLTYYQLALKRLDPRAS from the coding sequence ATGAACATCCTCATCGTCGACGATGAACCCCAAGTGGCCGAGGTCCTGGCCAGGTCGCTGGCCCGGGAGGGCCACAAGGCGAGCGTCGCGCATTCCGGGGAGGAAGCGCTGCGCCGGCTCGGCATGGAGGAGCCCGATGCGCTCTTTCTGGATGTCTCGATGCCGGGCATGAACGGCCTGGACGTCCTCGCCGAGGTCAAGCGCCGCCGGCCGGGCCTGCCCGTCGTGGTGATCACCGGTCACGCGACACCGGACGAGGTCGACGCGGTCAAGCGCCTGGGGGCCATCGACGTCATCGAGAAGCCGGCACCGCTCACCTATTACCAGCTGGCGCTGAAGCGGCTCGACCCTCGTGCGTCGTAG
- a CDS encoding sigma 54-interacting transcriptional regulator, whose amino-acid sequence MQPVRDLVAKVAGTNTTVLLRGESGVGKEIVARAIHKLSPRASKQFLKVNCAALPGELLESELFGHEKGAFTGAYRQKPGKFEAADGGTLLLDEIGEMPLRLQAKLLHVLQDGEFSRVGGEKVIGTDVRLVASTNRDLEAAMRAHQFREDLYYRLNVIEIRIPPLRERREEVPVLVEHFRRKFNAQYVRNIEIPPDTVRLFMEYHWPGNIRELENAVKRIVVLGTARTVHQEVLTTLNRGAHNGTSVTVAAPLPVNAEAVLGLKDIARQAARDAERVAIKDVLDRVHWNRAKAARLLQISYKALLYKIVQCGLVTPEEREAKQAKPAKQPEAIAS is encoded by the coding sequence ATGCAGCCGGTGCGCGATTTGGTTGCCAAGGTGGCGGGAACGAACACGACCGTGCTCCTCCGCGGCGAGAGCGGCGTCGGCAAGGAAATCGTGGCGCGCGCCATTCACAAGCTCTCTCCACGCGCCAGCAAGCAGTTCCTCAAGGTCAACTGCGCGGCCCTGCCCGGCGAACTGCTCGAATCGGAGCTGTTCGGGCACGAGAAAGGGGCGTTCACCGGAGCCTATCGGCAGAAGCCGGGGAAGTTCGAGGCCGCCGACGGCGGCACGCTGCTCCTCGACGAGATCGGCGAGATGCCGCTGCGCCTGCAGGCCAAGCTGCTCCACGTGCTCCAGGACGGCGAGTTCTCGCGGGTCGGCGGCGAGAAGGTGATCGGCACCGACGTGCGTCTGGTCGCCTCCACCAACCGCGACCTGGAGGCCGCGATGCGGGCCCACCAGTTCCGCGAGGATCTCTATTACCGGCTCAACGTCATCGAGATCCGGATCCCGCCGCTGCGCGAGCGGCGCGAGGAGGTCCCCGTGCTGGTCGAGCACTTCCGGCGGAAGTTCAACGCCCAGTACGTGCGGAACATCGAGATCCCGCCGGACACCGTGCGGCTCTTCATGGAGTATCACTGGCCCGGTAACATTCGCGAGCTGGAAAACGCGGTCAAGCGCATCGTCGTGCTCGGCACCGCGCGGACGGTGCATCAGGAAGTCCTGACGACCCTGAACCGCGGGGCCCACAACGGTACGTCCGTCACCGTCGCGGCGCCGCTGCCCGTCAACGCGGAGGCCGTACTCGGCCTGAAGGATATCGCCCGGCAGGCCGCCCGCGACGCGGAGCGCGTCGCGATCAAGGATGTGCTCGACCGCGTGCACTGGAACCGCGCGAAGGCCGCGCGCCTCCTGCAGATCAGCTACAAGGCGCTGCTTTACAAGATCGTGCAGTGTGGCCTCGTCACGCCCGAGGAGAGAGAGGCGAAGCAGGCGAAGCCGGCGAAGCAGCCCGAGGCCATCGCGTCCTAG